The DNA sequence TTCCAGGATGAGGCGAAGTCCACAAGAAGTCATGGTTTTGCTCTGATTTGTGGTTTCTGACTCTGCCCACAGCCCTCCGCGGCCCCACAGTCCCCAGGCTGACGGACAGATCATCTTTGACGTGGATGTGAGCAGCAGGAGAGACAGTCTAGTAAGAGCTTGTGTGCCCCTCAGGTTCTCCATCAGtctgttgtcatggcaacctCAACCACTGGCCCTGCAGTGGTGTGTGTACGTGATAATGACAACTGCTGTCTGCCTTTTGTTTCCATAGAGATGGCTCCCGCGCCCAGTGTgaatttctgtttctttggcACAGCAATTGTCACTATTACTGGcactcttcttcttcccccATTCTCTCGTTTGATCTCAGGCAGAGCACTCTGCAAACAAAAGTTGTGATAACATTTTGTGtactgtgcgtgcgtgtgcgtgtgtgtgtgtgtttgtagtcaGAAGAGGACGTCTCAGACAAGGAGAGGGATATGGACATACTGATGAAGGACGCAGACTGGGTTGCTGACTGGTCTAGTAGACCGGAAAACATTCCCCCCAAGTAAGTTTTAACTTAGCAAACATCAGCGCACCGTTTCCATGgcaactgaacacacacagctgcttgtTTGTCCGGAGAAAGAGGTTagttattattgtaataaatagCTCACATGTAGAACCAGCTGGCAGAAATTGTGGGTGAAACTCTGAGGTTTCTAACCTTTGAAAAgatgaattttaaaataaataaagatgaattGACCTAGATCTATAAATCTCAATCTCAACCTCAAAAATCTAATctatttgtattttgtcttgTAAAATCAGACTTTGACCCCTTTATTAACATAAATGATAGTGGATGAGACCAGGAATAAGAACAGGTTCCTCTTCTTCCATCTGCTCGTGCAGCAGCCATCATAACTGACTACTGGAGTCAACTAAAGATATACTGTAGCTCCTCTAATGATTCCTAAAGTCTGACTTCAAGTtatcctcctgttgtcctgggtCTAATTCGCCAATCAGAcatttgggattctttcatccaaattgtccaaatattacatgaaTGGTTCCATATAACGCATCTTGCAAGTTAAACGAaagatcagttcactactttattgaattttggttgttttatatccctcaaaaaaactttgacacaaaaaaaggatatcATTTCATATGAATAAGGTTTATGGaccatgaatttgaaaaagaaattagtgtaaaactagtgatatattggtgttagtgatgtgtacagtatactgatGGTAGTGTTACAACAAtgactaaaatgtttaaaaaaaggcattaaaaagtgttgaaCGCGTCaaaaaattgttcattttcagttttgaccagggaggacaacacaagggttaaagctcACCCCCCtctcaaaaacagaaaaagatgtCTGGGGGACAACTGGGCTGTGTCTAAAATGACTGTGATCGTTGCAGGGAGTTTCATTTCCGTCACCCTCGTCGCTCGGTAACACTCAGCATGAGGAAGACCAGGGTCATGAAGAAAGGAGGAATCTTCTCCGCTGACTTCCTCAAAGTCTTCATCCCCTCGCTGCTACTGTCACACATCCTCGCTCTGGGGGTGGGGTAAGTAAAAATCCCACCGATCCCCGAGTGAACATTGAGCCTGATAGTAGTTTCATGAAATGTATAGAAGccatttccacttttttcttcatttcttttcaagCTCTTCACATTTGTATATTTACAAACAATTTTAACAaaccagttttattttttaatggtaCATAAACCCCGCTAGGGGGAGCTGTCCAGCCGCAGACACGATTCAGCCGAGTACTGCCTTTGTATCTGTGTGACAAACTGGCAGAGCAGCTGCTGGCTGAGAGGCTGCACACCTGCTGCGTCTCCATGAGCCTCGACACTCCCAGCAGCACTTTCTGCTCACAATAACACGTGTTAAAATAATCCTGGCTCCCCAATCAGATAACGTTTCAGCAAAGATACCTCCGACAGCAGGCTTTTCGTGTAGTAATGTGGTATACGTGGCAGTGGGTGCCAATAACAAACCTGTCATCATCAGAACATCTCTGTTGGCCATTCTGGAGTGTATACTGTTACATAAGTAGTCAGTGCACTGCAGTGCTCTTACTGAACTCTAACTGTGAAGAAGTTAGAGAGAAAAGTGCTAATAGTTTTATTATTGGTATTTCAGCTTtcagaatttgttttaaattctggCCGGACAATTCCgctttttccaactttctttCTGGTTAAGAACTAAGGAATCAAAGCATCCCCAaaccttttttaacttttctttaatGGAACATTAAACTatgttcataaaaaaacactgactatTCAATagctttcccttttttctccaaaactgCCTCAGGTTACAGCACCTTCTCTCACAACACATATCTCTCAGTAAGAAATTGGCTCCAGGTCACTGGACAGAgctttttttgtacaaattaaaaTCCAACTGAAATTGAATTCCAGCCACTTGATCTCACATGTTTAGAGTCATGTTCACATGTATTGAGTCAACAATTTATTGTCTAACTAAAACAATGTATCTATTAGGACTGCacaatatatattgtttttaaacaacattgcaaTATGAACTTGCACAAGAGACGTATTGCAAAAGAAACTTAGGAGTTAGTTGAAAGAAGATAGGAGAAAAAAGCACTTAAAAATGTAAGtcatgcttcttttttttttaagtggtgcCTTTTtatatataagtgtgtgtgtgtgtgtgtgtgtgtgtgtgtgagataataGTTGGTTACTGTCTCTGCTGCTGCATGGGTGACGTATGCGTGTAACCCCTGAAAGGTGAAgacagaataataatacatgtatcGTAGTCGGTGGAAAAGACAACCGGTTTACTCTTTTCTTAAGACGTTCTTAGCTGTCGGCGAGGACATACCTTGCATATCATGTCTAGTAAATCCACCACTGCAGTTTCCCAGTGATAGTTTTCCCAGTCCCATGCTGCAATGAGGATGGTTTGTTGTACGGTGATATGTGTCTGTGTACCTTCTTCTCGACAGAGTCTACATCGGAAAGAGGCTGACCACGCCACCCGCCAGCTCCTTCTGAGCCTGAAACGGAAGAAAAGTGCCTGAGACGTGGCCACGAATCGTTGAAGAAAGTTTTGCTGTCGTGAGAAGAAAAAACGCCTGTGTCTTCTCCCTCTGTCCCGCCTGCCCCCCCGCCTCCCCTCCTTGTCCCTGAGATATGACATGTTCTCAGGAGAAATGcatctttcctttctctctcttgctccccTCCTTCTCGCCTACCCTTTATTTCTTGATCGGCTGTTCTCTGTAGATACCCCCTCCCGCCCCCCTCCTGCCTTATATACTTGACTCATTTATgtaagcttttaaaaaatgaataaggtCCCATATTTCCTTTTCTCCAACGATTTGGATTTGATGTTTATAATGGGTGGCTTTTCAGGGAGGGTTGCAGCATCAAACCAAACTCTTCTACTACACACTATCCCTTGACCATCTGACAACAAGGGAGGACTGTCCAGTTTGAGAAATGACCACAGATTGTGCCACCTACATGAGTAGCCCAACACTCGGATCTCTAAAAGGATTCAACCAAATTCAGAGTTGGCTTTGCAACCTGGAATTGAATTCATGCCTTTTTGAAAGTAGccattttgttacttttctttaatatagtttttttttttttaattttacaacaGTGTTTTATTGAGAAGGTGCAGCAATGAAAGGGGTTACCATAGTGGCCATCATAAATCTAAAACGCTCGTGATTTGCAATGCGGAAGCCTCTGGTTTATAAAGAGAGATTTATGTGACTTTTCTGTGATGGAAACTAGATATGCAAATCTATTCAATTCTGCATCCAAATGAATATTTTGCAAAGTGACAATAACTGGAACCAGAGTGTAGATGTGTGCTGTGCAGGCAGGAAGTGAGTCCTTCTCAGCGTGTACACTAACAGTATTTTGGGGTTGGGCCTTGGGTGATGCCACTGCACGGTCCAGGAATGTTCAGTGTCCACGTCGTTCTTCCAGTGAGCTTCCTGGTTTGTCTGCCACACATTGTAGAGCTTGTTTGGTCCTGACGGCTCAGTTCCCCCTTACTTCTACTCCAGATCGGAGAACTTGCGTTactgacatttgttttaagtggtaaatgcatttaaaagttAAGGTACACTAAGCAGGATTTGTCCGTTGGTTGGTTGGTAGAGACACCGCATTTAGAGTTGGCCCCTCCTTTagctgagaaagagaaagcagggGTGGGTGAGCAAGCTAGACAGTGaatggagagagggagtgacatCGGCGAGAACATAGCCGTGAGTCAGAGGAAGAACTCgttattttctgattgtttccCTGGCGACATTCTCAAGCATAAATAACCACACCTGCGCCTCCGCACACCTCAGCGGGaaggtgtgtgtgaatgcagagCTTCATCGCGTcgctgcatgtgtgtctgtatcagTCGAACAGCACAAGCACAGCGACAGCGAGGTGACCGGGCTGCACACACTGCGTGCTTTTATTGGCCGGGGGTTACACACCCATGGGGGGCCCAAAGAGTGTGGTTGATGGCCAGAAACATCccacacacagcaaaataagAAGAGAGGGCAGATACAGACACCGCCACACGCTTCTAGTGGGTCATAAGTAATTATTGAGAGGGATTATTTTTCCATACATTGTTTTTCAGGAAGATGCTCTTTAcataccttctttttttgtgtgactaTTTTATGAAAGATGAAAGCTTGAAATCATTGACTTTGAATTTAAAGATATTGGTTGGATCAGGAGAATTGTTTTTAACGCCACTATCTTTGTTAAAATGTCCAGTGATAACCAGCCCTGCTCTCTTAACACTCCAACGCGTTTGCCAAAATGTCCACAGAAATACTTCATCAAGCTGCAGACGAGGGGAAGTGATTCCAGGGTTTTGAAAGGCAAAAGGTTGGCCTCAGTTTGGCATTTGCAGATGTGCAGCGGCTTCTACTCGACTGAAGGGAGGTTAGATTTTACCTAACAAGGCTCTACTTTAGGTGTAAACACAGGTACTTGGCTAGTATGTTCAGTAAGGTCCACAGCATGATTAAAAAGCTTGATATCAgaaatcgggggggggggggtgagtgGCTGGACTGTGGTCAGTTTTTGTCCCAAGGCCCTCCCACAGCCAGTCCTGGGTCAAGTAATATTTGATTTAGAAGTGAgttttttgatttcttttctgcAAATGTACAGGTTTTTACTTATGGGATGACACATTGAGTTTCAGTTTTAAAGGCGAGCATTATACTGCCGGACGTTACTTTGTtggcttttcaaaaaaatattttacgaTAACTTAATTTCAGTGTTACATTTccttaagaaagaaaaagaagacggAAAAAAATTCCAAAGAAGTGACTTCTATGAGCTCGGATCAATGTAAGTCATAACTATGAGGAAGATTTTAGTTTAGCGTTCGTCGACCCCACTTGAAGGCACAGATGTGAAAGTATCTGAAAGTTCTACTTGAAGTTAAAGTAGAATTAGGctcattttgaattaaaaaaaaaaataataataataaaagctgCAAATGCTATTTGACCCAGCAGGTGGACTCAGGACGcgttgcctttttgttttccctcGTACAAGTCCGTACCTTCCAGCAGTGGCTGGGGTTCGTCTCTGTTTGGGCCCCAGAGGGGCCTGTGTTTGTACATGCAGCGTTTGACAGCGCTATTTTGGATTGTTCTTtcctgtttggtttgttttaagtAGTCTGTTTTTCCCTGTGATGTTGCGGAATGAGTGAAAGCACAGAGCGGAAGTCAAGtttaaaagtgtgaaaataGAACCTCTATTGTTGATGGCCGGACCTGATGTGAATATAGGAGAGTGAAGTGTGGAAAGAGACTTCCCTCAGGCTGTGATGGTCTAACAGTAGTTATTGTAATAATGCATTcgctttgattttctttttcccatTAAATTGGAAGAattgataaaacattttgtcattaaagGTTACCTGAATGAAGCTTTTCACTGAGTTGGTTTAATACTTCagtcaattttttatttatttattttgattttgcttttatttaaccaggtaggCATGTGAAACATACAGTTTCCCATTGATTGCGTTACGGCAATACAGAATACAATAGGCTACACATAGAGGAGGGTAAGTAAGCATTACAAAGCCGGTGCAAGGTCATGTGTTAGTAAAACAAAGGATATGCGAAAGAGGCATTATTATTACTGAATAGCTTAAAACGATCAGTAACATAATGGAGAATTTAACCTTTCTAGTAAATCATTGGGtatgtaaaaactgtaaaaataaatattttgctGTTCAATTTTTGAAAAATTGAATTACCTTGAAATCAATTTGATCTCTTTGTTGATATAAACATATAATCCTTAAGGCCTTAAAATGATTCTTTTATGATTAagctataaaataaattataaatgtttgtttcatttgaacAGCAGGCCAAGAAATATCTACAGTATTCTATTAGCTATGAGATGAAACTGTTCGGAGCAGCCAAATCTTAAACTTATCAGATCAGTATTGCACAGAAGACCTTAAAGTggacagaaaaatagaaatatatagATTTTATAATTTACAACTAGCAAACTCCACGTGCTGAGGAAGAGTTTAAGTAAACGGGTACAAGTAATGCCCAAAcatgatttacattttgtattaccATCATCATTTGCAAGTGCCTTTCCATATTTCCAGTGTTAATTGTAAAAACATGTCTTGAATTAAGTGTTTTTTCCGTCTCCTTGGGTCCGCACCCTATCGTCCTCAGCAGCTGCCACACGTCCCGACCGTTGTTCTGGCCGGGATtcaagcagcagcagaaacacaaaGCTGAGACCTGAGGCATCATCGGGCCTCTCAGGAAATATCAAGACGTTCCTGAACTCACTGGAAATTCCTTCAAGCTCGGCTTGCAGTATGAAGACACTTGGGACATTTTGCAGCTGAGGTGAGAAGACGCTGAGCTTGCCTTTTTATGTTACAAATATCTATTAGCCAAGGGATAGCTTAAATCAATAACATTTACGTTGAAATCTGCGCAA is a window from the Etheostoma cragini isolate CJK2018 chromosome 16, CSU_Ecrag_1.0, whole genome shotgun sequence genome containing:
- the bnip3lb gene encoding BCL2 interacting protein 3 like b, with translation MSDAANTTSTNNNGDSGLNGSWVELEMNRGTAGAAQSPSTDGPAPGLLPLPQVEEEEAIVGGLEHVPSSSSIHNGDMEKILLDAQHESSRSNSSCDSPPRPHSPQADGQIIFDVDVSSRRDSLSEEDVSDKERDMDILMKDADWVADWSSRPENIPPKEFHFRHPRRSVTLSMRKTRVMKKGGIFSADFLKVFIPSLLLSHILALGVGVYIGKRLTTPPASSF